Proteins from a genomic interval of Nostoc sp. TCL240-02:
- a CDS encoding DUF1517 domain-containing protein encodes MSNLFNKMIGRTRYVVFRLFLHLGGGEVAPILGVLNSAGRDAIDADGDLEVLGEGLVEISQTLLQYDEYWLSAANEGDVLWTEGEAGDYVNELFTDSAERYLSEPDYSSDSGLNEPLSIPVTRNVIVMITVAYEGEVPELETDLSNVQALKEGLKALINLHYKHRLKAIQVHFSPAQLGDELTSDQLLQYYPELIPL; translated from the coding sequence ATGAGCAATCTCTTTAATAAAATGATCGGTCGAACTCGCTATGTAGTCTTTCGCCTATTTCTGCACTTGGGGGGAGGCGAGGTAGCGCCAATTTTGGGAGTATTAAATAGTGCTGGGCGAGATGCGATCGATGCCGATGGCGACTTAGAAGTTTTGGGAGAAGGATTGGTGGAAATTAGCCAAACTCTTCTACAATACGATGAATATTGGCTTTCTGCTGCCAACGAAGGCGACGTACTTTGGACTGAAGGCGAGGCGGGAGATTATGTTAATGAATTATTTACTGACTCTGCCGAAAGATATCTCAGTGAACCAGATTATAGTTCTGACTCTGGATTGAATGAACCTTTATCTATACCTGTAACTCGCAACGTCATTGTAATGATTACAGTAGCTTATGAAGGAGAAGTACCAGAGTTAGAAACCGATCTTTCTAACGTTCAGGCGCTCAAGGAAGGATTGAAAGCATTGATAAATTTGCATTATAAACATAGATTAAAGGCAATCCAAGTGCATTTCTCTCCAGCACAGTTAGGCGATGAACTCACTAGCGA